In one window of Comamonas testosteroni DNA:
- a CDS encoding HNH endonuclease — MLDTRRVQTIQAGSWRTSDQTAAQRGYGYKWQQARAQYLREHPLCVRCKADDQVTAATVVDHIVPHRGDQSLFWRRSNWQSLCATHHSRDKQREEQRM; from the coding sequence ATGCTGGACACCAGGCGTGTACAGACCATCCAGGCCGGCAGCTGGCGCACCAGTGACCAGACAGCCGCACAGCGCGGCTATGGCTACAAGTGGCAGCAGGCCCGGGCTCAGTACCTGCGTGAGCATCCACTCTGTGTGAGGTGCAAGGCTGACGACCAGGTGACAGCGGCCACGGTCGTTGACCACATCGTCCCGCATCGAGGTGATCAGTCACTGTTCTGGCGGCGCAGCAACTGGCAAAGCCTTTGTGCTACCCATCATTCCCGCGACAAGCAGCGCGAAGAGCAAAGGATGTGA
- a CDS encoding terminase large subunit — protein sequence MKVKTWTTSCPDWERRIVARQSLVPVSPLFPDVAADAMDVFGALRMMDADGSPTMEEACLPWVMDLVKALFGAYDPERRRRLITNYFLMVSKKNGKSMIAAGVMLTALILNTRPAAEFLILAPTKEAAENAYKPIREMILADEELTDRFQEQQHVKTVTCRLSRATLKVVAADSATVTGKKATGVFVDELHEFGKSAKAAAMLTEATGGITSRPEGFVFYCTTQSENPPSGVFKDKLTYARKVRNGEVKDQRFLPVIYEFPEHMLKSKAYENLDNAYITNPNWGISVDADVIAQKLLEASETGEHAIRDVRAKHLNVQVGMHMAGDPWAGAVYWERRADKRVTLDFILRECEVVVVGADGGGLDDLLGLAVEGRIRGTNNCVLWNKAWIHPIGIERRQSEESKYRDFEQDGDLVIVDRPGQDLEELAAICKLIFESGLLAKIGLDPERTHKVVFQALVDAGIPVDLIIGISQGWRLTGSMAVAERGLQDGSLVHAGQPLMAWCVGNAKVVPTGNAFLITKQASGTAKIDPLMASLNAVTLMATNPEAKGPSVYETRGMRFL from the coding sequence ATGAAGGTGAAGACCTGGACAACAAGCTGCCCGGACTGGGAGCGCCGAATTGTTGCGCGCCAGTCTCTGGTGCCGGTGAGTCCGCTATTCCCGGATGTGGCTGCGGATGCCATGGATGTGTTTGGCGCCCTGCGCATGATGGATGCCGATGGTAGTCCTACCATGGAGGAGGCTTGCTTGCCCTGGGTGATGGACTTGGTGAAGGCGCTTTTTGGAGCGTATGACCCAGAGCGTCGGCGTCGTCTGATCACTAATTACTTCCTCATGGTCTCGAAAAAGAACGGGAAGTCGATGATCGCGGCGGGTGTGATGCTAACTGCATTGATCCTGAACACCCGGCCCGCTGCGGAGTTTCTGATTTTGGCGCCAACCAAGGAGGCTGCCGAGAACGCCTACAAGCCTATCCGCGAGATGATCCTGGCGGACGAGGAGCTCACAGACCGATTTCAGGAGCAGCAGCATGTCAAGACGGTGACCTGTCGACTTTCGCGGGCAACGCTCAAGGTTGTGGCTGCCGACTCGGCCACGGTGACCGGCAAGAAAGCCACCGGCGTTTTTGTCGATGAGCTCCATGAGTTCGGAAAGAGTGCCAAGGCCGCTGCGATGCTGACTGAAGCCACCGGTGGCATTACATCGCGGCCCGAGGGCTTTGTCTTCTACTGCACCACGCAATCTGAGAACCCACCATCTGGCGTGTTCAAGGACAAGCTGACGTATGCCCGAAAGGTGCGCAACGGAGAGGTGAAGGATCAGCGGTTTCTTCCGGTGATCTACGAGTTTCCGGAGCACATGCTCAAGTCCAAGGCCTACGAGAACCTGGATAACGCCTACATCACGAACCCGAACTGGGGCATCTCGGTTGACGCAGATGTGATCGCCCAGAAGCTGCTTGAGGCTTCTGAAACTGGAGAGCACGCAATCCGCGATGTGCGAGCCAAACACCTGAATGTGCAGGTTGGCATGCATATGGCTGGCGATCCATGGGCTGGCGCTGTTTATTGGGAGCGCCGGGCAGATAAGCGCGTCACGCTAGATTTCATCCTGCGCGAATGCGAGGTGGTCGTAGTTGGTGCTGACGGCGGCGGCCTTGATGACTTGTTGGGCCTGGCCGTAGAGGGACGCATCAGAGGGACGAATAACTGCGTTCTGTGGAACAAGGCCTGGATTCATCCCATCGGCATCGAACGTCGACAGTCGGAGGAATCCAAGTATCGGGATTTCGAGCAGGACGGTGACTTGGTGATCGTAGATCGGCCCGGACAGGACTTGGAGGAGTTGGCGGCCATCTGCAAGCTCATCTTTGAATCCGGGTTGCTGGCCAAGATCGGACTGGACCCCGAGCGAACGCATAAGGTGGTTTTCCAAGCGCTGGTGGATGCCGGGATACCCGTCGATCTGATCATCGGCATTTCTCAAGGGTGGCGTCTCACTGGCTCCATGGCTGTGGCAGAGCGCGGCTTGCAGGACGGCAGCCTAGTCCATGCGGGTCAGCCTCTCATGGCTTGGTGTGTGGGCAATGCGAAGGTGGTGCCAACAGGCAATGCTTTCCTGATCACCAAGCAGGCCAGCGGCACGGCAAAGATCGACCCGCTCATGGCGTCATTGAATGCAGTCACTTTGATGGCAACCAACCCAGAGGCCAAGGGGCCCTCTGTATACGAGACGCGCGGCATGCGCTTCCTATAG
- a CDS encoding phage portal protein: MKLLDKLLGRSPEAKSRPRASAEGITFQGLDDPALLDFIRNGQRTSANRMVRNMAALRSLSLISNGLGMLPISLYEAGSDKKVMREHQAHKLIRVKPNPWQTPMEFKSQMQLLLETEGNAYARIIRSGTRPIHLIPFEKGRVQAKLGSNYRMQYTCTTENGGQITLDQEEILHIREISFDGVLGLSKRQLSEEVFDLAASAQRAAGNVFKTGVMAGGAIEVANALSDKAFDRMKESLADEYSGAENMAKWMVLEEGAKANPFTSTAKDGQQIENRNHQIEEVARLYGVPRPLLMMDDTSWGSGIEQLAIFFVQFTMSPRFVCWEQALARSLLTDRERETLYFKTNERALLRGTLKDQSEYFAKALGSGGHQPWHTANEIRDLAEYPADPDPKFNTLGDPSGKKASNEPQKAA, translated from the coding sequence ATGAAATTACTCGACAAGCTGCTCGGGCGCAGTCCCGAGGCCAAGTCGCGCCCGCGTGCCAGTGCTGAGGGGATTACCTTTCAGGGCTTGGATGATCCGGCGCTGCTGGACTTCATTCGCAATGGGCAGAGAACCTCTGCAAACCGGATGGTCCGCAACATGGCCGCGCTACGCAGCCTTTCGCTCATCAGCAATGGCCTGGGCATGCTTCCGATAAGCCTCTATGAGGCAGGTTCTGACAAGAAGGTCATGCGGGAGCACCAGGCGCACAAGCTGATCCGGGTCAAGCCGAACCCCTGGCAGACGCCCATGGAGTTCAAGAGCCAGATGCAGCTGCTGCTGGAGACCGAGGGCAACGCCTACGCACGCATCATCAGGTCGGGCACTCGACCTATTCATCTGATTCCTTTTGAGAAAGGGCGCGTGCAGGCCAAGCTGGGCAGCAATTACCGCATGCAGTACACCTGCACCACGGAAAACGGCGGCCAGATCACGCTAGATCAGGAGGAAATCCTGCACATCCGCGAGATCTCATTCGATGGCGTGCTGGGCCTGTCCAAGCGGCAGTTATCCGAAGAGGTGTTTGATCTGGCCGCATCGGCTCAGCGAGCCGCGGGCAACGTGTTCAAGACTGGCGTGATGGCCGGTGGCGCGATCGAAGTGGCAAATGCACTGTCGGATAAAGCTTTTGATCGCATGAAGGAGTCTCTAGCAGACGAATACAGCGGCGCTGAGAACATGGCCAAGTGGATGGTGCTGGAAGAGGGGGCCAAGGCCAATCCGTTCACATCCACGGCCAAGGACGGTCAGCAGATCGAGAACCGCAATCACCAGATCGAGGAGGTTGCCCGCCTTTACGGCGTTCCGCGCCCCCTGCTGATGATGGATGACACCAGCTGGGGCTCGGGCATCGAGCAGTTGGCCATCTTCTTCGTGCAGTTCACCATGTCGCCGCGGTTCGTGTGCTGGGAGCAGGCGCTGGCCCGCTCTCTGCTCACCGATCGTGAGCGCGAGACGCTCTATTTCAAGACCAACGAGCGCGCGCTGCTTCGCGGCACGCTCAAGGACCAGTCCGAGTATTTCGCCAAGGCGCTCGGCTCCGGCGGCCACCAGCCGTGGCACACCGCCAATGAAATCCGCGATCTTGCCGAATATCCGGCAGATCCAGACCCGAAGTTCAACACCCTGGGCGATCCCTCGGGGAAGAAAGCAAGCAATGAGCCTCAAAAAGCTGCCTGA
- a CDS encoding head maturation protease, ClpP-related, translated as MSLKKLPEIRADHRLAKAGFDLRPDAVDRWEPAVCAKAGDDAEVSISIYDSIGENWEGTGITSKRISAALRSIGAKDVVVNINSPGGDFFEGMAIYNLLREHQGKVTVRVLGVAASVASVIAMAGDEILIGDGAFFMIHNAWAVAVGNRHDMMDSAKLLEPFDAAMAALYAHQTGMSTAEAATMMDKETWIGAQQAVDDGFATGLLPSSEITKSTQASTKSKPLALIEASMAKAGISRHSRRDTFKALFSGMPGAAETATPSAGPEVAASLQSLLETLRA; from the coding sequence ATGAGCCTCAAAAAGCTGCCTGAAATCCGGGCTGATCACCGCCTGGCCAAGGCTGGTTTTGACCTGCGGCCTGATGCTGTGGATCGTTGGGAGCCCGCTGTGTGCGCGAAGGCTGGCGACGATGCCGAGGTCAGCATCTCCATCTATGACTCCATCGGGGAGAACTGGGAGGGCACGGGCATCACTTCCAAGCGCATCAGCGCAGCCCTGCGCTCCATCGGAGCCAAGGACGTGGTGGTCAACATCAACAGCCCCGGCGGCGACTTCTTCGAAGGCATGGCCATCTATAACCTGCTGCGCGAGCACCAGGGCAAGGTCACTGTGCGGGTTCTGGGTGTGGCGGCTTCTGTCGCATCCGTCATTGCCATGGCGGGCGATGAGATCCTGATCGGCGATGGCGCGTTCTTCATGATCCACAACGCTTGGGCCGTGGCCGTGGGCAACCGTCACGACATGATGGACTCGGCCAAGTTGCTGGAGCCTTTCGATGCCGCCATGGCGGCGCTGTACGCTCACCAGACGGGCATGAGCACGGCCGAGGCGGCCACCATGATGGACAAGGAGACCTGGATTGGCGCCCAGCAGGCGGTCGATGACGGATTTGCCACCGGATTGCTCCCATCGTCCGAGATCACCAAATCCACCCAGGCCAGCACCAAAAGCAAGCCGCTGGCGCTGATTGAAGCCTCCATGGCAAAGGCGGGCATCTCCCGTCACTCTCGCCGGGACACATTCAAAGCCCTGTTTTCTGGCATGCCGGGCGCTGCCGAAACCGCCACGCCGAGCGCTGGCCCTGAAGTCGCAGCCTCGCTGCAATCGCTGTTGGAAACGCTTCGCGCGTAA
- a CDS encoding phage major capsid protein yields the protein MAKQNRVRRGIMGVYAEAPSGAEVKALVEGLQTAFAQFKAEHAKQLDEIKAGRSGADQEAKLEKINSALSGLQKEVEDAHTKIAAGQMGGPGAALRDKEYTESFNAHMRKGDVQAALNKGTAEDGGFLTPVEWDRTITDKLRDESPMRELAQIQTTSKAGWTKLFNMGGTGSGWVGETDQRPETDTPTLKSLGFGHGEIYANPAATQQMLDDGEINIEAWLASEVQAEFAEQEGEAFISGDGVKKPAGILTYVTGGANAAKHPFGAIPVTNSGAAADIGSDAVLDLIYDLPKKYRQNARFLTNNLTIAKLRKLKDGQGNYLWQPSAQAGQPATFHGYGLAEDENMPDVAANSLPILFGDFKRGYLIIDRMGVRVLRDPFTKKPYVLFYTTKRVGGGVQNPECLRALKVAA from the coding sequence ATGGCAAAGCAAAATCGTGTGCGTCGCGGCATCATGGGCGTGTACGCCGAAGCGCCTAGCGGCGCCGAGGTCAAGGCGCTGGTGGAAGGTCTCCAGACTGCCTTTGCGCAGTTCAAGGCCGAGCACGCCAAACAGCTCGATGAAATCAAGGCGGGCCGCTCCGGCGCCGACCAGGAAGCCAAGCTGGAAAAGATCAACTCCGCTCTGAGCGGCCTGCAAAAGGAGGTCGAAGACGCGCATACCAAGATCGCCGCCGGCCAGATGGGCGGCCCTGGTGCAGCTCTGCGCGACAAGGAATACACCGAGTCGTTCAACGCGCACATGCGCAAGGGTGATGTGCAGGCTGCCCTGAACAAGGGGACGGCTGAAGATGGTGGTTTCCTAACCCCTGTGGAATGGGATCGCACCATCACCGACAAGTTGCGCGACGAATCGCCCATGCGCGAGCTGGCCCAGATTCAGACCACCAGCAAGGCGGGCTGGACCAAGCTGTTCAACATGGGCGGCACAGGCTCTGGCTGGGTGGGTGAAACTGATCAGCGCCCAGAAACCGACACACCTACCTTGAAGTCCTTGGGCTTCGGGCATGGAGAAATTTATGCCAACCCCGCTGCCACGCAGCAAATGCTGGACGATGGCGAAATCAACATCGAGGCGTGGCTGGCCAGCGAAGTGCAGGCTGAGTTTGCCGAACAGGAGGGCGAGGCCTTCATTAGCGGCGATGGCGTGAAGAAGCCTGCGGGCATCCTCACCTATGTCACTGGCGGAGCCAATGCCGCCAAACACCCCTTCGGAGCCATTCCTGTGACCAACAGCGGTGCTGCTGCTGACATTGGCTCCGATGCGGTGCTGGATCTGATCTATGACCTGCCCAAGAAGTACCGCCAGAACGCGCGCTTCCTGACCAACAACCTGACCATCGCCAAGCTGCGCAAGCTCAAGGACGGTCAGGGCAATTACCTGTGGCAACCCTCTGCGCAGGCCGGTCAGCCCGCCACCTTCCACGGCTACGGCCTGGCTGAAGACGAAAACATGCCAGATGTGGCAGCAAACTCGCTGCCCATCCTGTTCGGCGACTTCAAGCGCGGCTATCTGATCATCGACCGTATGGGCGTGCGCGTGCTGCGCGACCCCTTTACCAAAAAGCCCTATGTGCTGTTCTACACGACCAAGCGCGTGGGCGGCGGCGTGCAGAACCCCGAGTGCTTGCGCGCTCTGAAGGTGGCGGCTTAA
- a CDS encoding head-tail connector protein, whose amino-acid sequence MPILTTEQAIKHCRADPDADAVMVELYLGAAIDAAQDYLGRKVYADQDELDAAIAAGAAGEDPMVASFAIKAAMLLICGHLFANREDVVAGAQSFSMPNGSRDLLRPHRRSPGL is encoded by the coding sequence ATGCCCATCTTGACCACCGAGCAGGCCATCAAGCACTGCCGTGCTGATCCGGATGCAGACGCGGTCATGGTCGAGCTCTATCTGGGTGCGGCCATTGATGCCGCGCAGGACTATCTTGGCCGCAAGGTGTACGCCGACCAGGATGAGCTTGATGCGGCAATCGCTGCCGGCGCTGCTGGCGAGGATCCCATGGTGGCTTCATTTGCCATCAAGGCCGCCATGCTTCTGATCTGCGGCCACCTCTTTGCCAACCGCGAGGATGTGGTGGCGGGCGCGCAGTCTTTCTCCATGCCCAACGGGTCGCGCGATCTGTTGCGCCCCCATCGTCGGAGCCCAGGTCTATGA
- a CDS encoding phage head closure protein, whose amino-acid sequence MNTFRAGSLRDYITIQRRIQAEDGWGSPVNVWENITAQRLAANVRHRSGMSTIKADADVSISRASIRIRRRTDVNAGMRVLFDGHVYEIDDVLPGESREYIDLVCRRIQGVQKT is encoded by the coding sequence ATGAATACGTTCCGTGCCGGATCTCTGCGCGACTACATCACTATCCAACGGCGCATCCAGGCTGAGGACGGCTGGGGCTCTCCCGTCAATGTTTGGGAAAACATCACCGCGCAGCGCCTGGCCGCCAATGTGCGCCACCGCTCCGGCATGAGCACCATCAAGGCCGATGCCGATGTGTCTATTTCCCGCGCATCTATCCGCATTCGCCGGCGCACCGATGTGAACGCCGGCATGCGGGTGCTGTTCGATGGCCATGTGTACGAAATTGACGACGTGCTGCCCGGCGAGTCCCGTGAGTACATAGATCTGGTGTGCCGGCGCATACAAGGAGTGCAGAAGACATGA
- a CDS encoding HK97 gp10 family phage protein, which yields MATRTLSRKGSNGRRRVLKGNQSFGIDADLSGLNAFLGELEEAAAEALRPAAQAATQVLYDRVRLNVQALGRETGNLERSIYQAFSPEHSAAGQRAQYHVSWNHIKAPHGHLVEFGYLQRYRYYQDNQGRVRPMVRPGMDGKNPPGRRASQAEKDAYYVTLPTPKQVPGKAFVRSAGSALPDAIRAAEDELRRRIFERGAYYGA from the coding sequence ATGGCCACGCGCACCCTCTCTCGCAAGGGCTCCAATGGCCGCCGGCGGGTGCTGAAGGGCAATCAATCATTCGGGATCGATGCTGACCTGTCAGGGCTGAATGCGTTTCTGGGAGAACTCGAGGAGGCTGCGGCCGAGGCTCTGCGCCCAGCGGCTCAGGCTGCCACGCAGGTGCTGTATGACCGGGTGCGACTTAACGTGCAGGCCTTAGGCCGGGAGACGGGCAACCTTGAGCGGTCCATCTACCAAGCATTCAGCCCCGAGCACTCTGCCGCTGGCCAGCGTGCCCAATATCACGTCAGTTGGAACCACATCAAGGCGCCTCACGGGCATCTGGTGGAGTTCGGCTACCTGCAGCGCTATCGCTACTACCAGGACAACCAGGGCCGAGTGCGACCCATGGTGAGGCCTGGGATGGACGGAAAAAACCCTCCGGGCCGGCGTGCAAGCCAGGCTGAAAAGGACGCCTATTACGTGACTCTGCCCACGCCGAAACAAGTGCCAGGCAAAGCCTTTGTGCGGAGTGCAGGCAGTGCGCTGCCGGATGCGATCCGGGCTGCCGAGGATGAGTTGCGCCGGCGAATCTTTGAACGAGGGGCCTACTATGGCGCTTGA
- the gp17 gene encoding tail completion protein gp17, translating into MALETDLMALLRAECPRVHVGTAPYGTEQPYVTWQHIGGESLRYADNTAADKRKPLIQLNVWDTPALSAFALIQRIVERLCLAEAFQAEPLGEPILAYDDADIATGYLLTFSILGDR; encoded by the coding sequence ATGGCGCTTGAAACCGACCTGATGGCATTGCTGCGCGCCGAATGCCCGCGCGTGCATGTCGGTACCGCTCCCTATGGCACCGAGCAGCCCTATGTGACCTGGCAGCACATCGGAGGCGAGTCCTTGCGATACGCAGACAACACGGCTGCCGACAAGCGCAAGCCGCTGATCCAGCTCAATGTCTGGGACACGCCGGCCCTTTCTGCGTTCGCGCTGATCCAGCGCATCGTTGAGCGCCTATGCCTTGCCGAAGCCTTCCAGGCCGAACCGCTGGGAGAGCCCATCCTGGCTTACGACGATGCAGACATAGCCACCGGCTACCTGCTGACCTTTTCCATTCTGGGCGACCGATAG
- a CDS encoding phage tail tube protein encodes MASLPSGSRIAVATELTEPKAVSAITNAVEAVCNSPANGLVVGDIVVLTSGWSRLNERVCRVKAVTAPDSFTLEAFNTSNLNLFPAGAGVGAFQKVVTWVDVLKVLRNDASGGAAKKVTYRYLEDDNERELNDGFAAVARTLEIDADALETAGYKALALLTDTGADTVLRTTTKKGAVSYLFCTVAMNEEVLMQDGQVNRVSADVSGKSRSTRFAKSVAIA; translated from the coding sequence ATGGCATCTCTACCATCTGGCTCGCGCATTGCCGTCGCAACGGAGCTCACCGAACCCAAAGCTGTGTCAGCCATTACCAATGCTGTCGAGGCGGTTTGCAACTCGCCCGCCAATGGCCTGGTTGTGGGCGACATCGTTGTGCTCACCAGCGGCTGGTCCCGGCTGAACGAGCGTGTGTGCCGCGTCAAAGCGGTGACAGCGCCCGATAGCTTCACGCTGGAAGCGTTCAACACCTCGAACCTCAACCTGTTCCCTGCCGGAGCTGGCGTGGGCGCCTTCCAGAAGGTGGTGACATGGGTGGATGTGCTCAAGGTGCTGCGCAATGACGCCTCCGGCGGCGCGGCCAAGAAAGTCACCTACCGCTATCTCGAAGACGATAACGAGCGCGAGCTCAATGACGGCTTTGCCGCTGTGGCGCGCACGCTGGAAATCGATGCCGACGCTCTGGAGACGGCAGGCTATAAGGCCCTGGCCCTTCTGACGGACACAGGCGCCGATACCGTGCTGCGTACCACCACCAAGAAGGGCGCGGTTTCCTACCTGTTCTGCACTGTCGCCATGAACGAGGAAGTGCTGATGCAGGACGGCCAGGTCAACCGCGTGAGTGCGGATGTTTCCGGCAAGTCGCGCTCTACGCGCTTCGCCAAGTCCGTGGCCATCGCCTGA
- a CDS encoding phage tail assembly chaperone, whose amino-acid sequence MSDNAQKPPAFIFGARPVTVESDVKFKSVTGIDVDITCQFKYRDRKEFAALWDSLMGLKAAPVPPRPEEATFEALADRDIKTHAEQALEYLSGWPLELPFNKQSLEQMFTEEPRAAGAFWEAYRRVCIEGPLGK is encoded by the coding sequence ATGAGCGATAACGCACAAAAGCCGCCCGCATTCATCTTTGGCGCCCGTCCCGTGACTGTGGAATCGGATGTCAAATTCAAGTCCGTGACAGGCATTGACGTGGACATTACTTGTCAATTCAAGTACCGCGATCGCAAGGAGTTTGCTGCCCTGTGGGATTCGCTGATGGGACTCAAGGCGGCTCCGGTACCGCCACGGCCCGAGGAAGCCACATTCGAGGCACTGGCAGACCGAGACATCAAGACTCACGCAGAGCAGGCGCTGGAGTATCTCTCTGGCTGGCCGCTGGAATTGCCGTTTAACAAGCAAAGCCTGGAACAGATGTTCACCGAGGAGCCCCGTGCTGCTGGCGCCTTCTGGGAGGCATATCGCCGCGTCTGTATCGAGGGCCCACTGGGAAAATAA
- a CDS encoding DUF1799 domain-containing protein, translating into MAEGFAPEDYWEDPVEVWPDCRASLELFVSLQTQWHIVGGFGGGIRSGLRYEAVYPLLDRFAGDDREKWSQLFSDLQHMELAVLMIPMK; encoded by the coding sequence GTGGCCGAGGGCTTCGCCCCCGAGGACTATTGGGAGGATCCGGTGGAGGTGTGGCCAGACTGCCGGGCCTCCCTGGAGTTGTTCGTGTCGCTGCAGACGCAATGGCACATCGTGGGCGGCTTCGGCGGCGGCATACGTTCGGGCTTGCGGTATGAGGCGGTTTATCCGCTGCTGGACCGCTTCGCTGGTGATGACCGTGAAAAATGGTCGCAGCTTTTCAGCGACCTGCAGCACATGGAGCTGGCAGTGTTGATGATTCCGATGAAGTGA